ATTATTTAATTAAATTTGTTGGTCAGAGGATTTTAACTGATCTACAAATTAAGATGTATGAGCATTTATTGTTTGCCGACATTCTCTTTATTCAATCTCAATCATCGGGGCGTTTAATATCACGTTTTACTAACGATATTTCCATGATGCGTAGTGCTGTGTCAAATTTACTAGTAGGATGTGCCAAACATTTTTTGACAGTAGTAGGCCTTATCATAGTGATGTTTAAGTTAGAACCTGGGTTGTCTTGTATTGTATTCCTAGCATTTCCCCTAGCAATTTATCCAATACAGAAATTAGGAAAAAAAATTCGTAGAATATCAGGGCAAGCTCAAGAGGAATTAGCTAATTATACTTCTAGGTTAGATGAAACTTTTCAGTCAATTAAAATTGTTAAGTCCTTTTTAGGAGAGAAGATTGAAAGCAATCGAGCTTTATTGCTCTCTAGTAATATTTTACGTTTTCTAAAGAAGACTGCAAAATTGGATGCATTGGTCTCACCAATCATGGAAGTATTAAGTGGTATCACAGTTGGAGGGCTTATTTGGTATGGTGGGTTGTTAGTCATAAAAGGAGAAACTACACCAGGAGCATTTTTTGCTTTTATTACTGCCTTTCTTGCAGCTTATAGGCCTTTTAAAAGCTTAGTTTCTTTAAATGTAAACTTACAAGAGGGGATTGCTGCAACAAGAAGAGTCTTTAGTATTCTAGATACTGAGCCTATTATTAAAGATAGTGTAAATGCTCAAAATGTTCAGTTAGTTAATCCACAAATAATTTTTAACAATGTCGAGCTAAAATTTAATAATAAAGTAGCTTTAAAGCTCGTTAATCTAAAAATAATGCCAGGGAAAACTACAGCTTTTGTTGGACGTTCTGGCAGTGGCAAAACTTCGTTATCTAATTTATTAGTAAGATTTTATAACCCAACTAGCGGACAAATTTTAATTGATAATTATGATATTAAAGATATAAGGATTGACTCTTTAAGGCAGCAAATTTCTTTAGTAACTCAAGATACTACATTATTTGACACTAGTGTTGCAGAAAATATTGCTTATGGTAATCCAAATGCAACTCGTGATCAGATTATTATAGCGGCAAAATATGCTGATGCTCATGAATTTATTTCACACCTTCCAGCAGAGTACGACACGATAATTGGTAATCAAGGTTCAACACTTTCAGGTGGACAACGTCAGCGTTTAGCCATAGCTAGAGCTTTTTTGAAATCAGCGGCAATTTTAGTTTGGGATGAAGCAACAAGCTCGTTAGACCAAAATTCTGAGCGATTAATTCTAAATTCTTTAGTAAATATTCGTGAGAATAAAACCACCCTAATTATAACACATCGTTTATCGAGCATTAAGGATGTTGATCATATAGTTGTTATGAAATCTGGCATGATATTTGAACAAGGAACTCACTCACAACTTATGGACAATAAAGCGGAATATTATAAATTATATAATAAGGAATTAGAGGAGGGGGATAAGTGATGAAGTTAATATGGAAAAATAAATATACTGCTATGATTTCAAGAGTTGATAGACGATAGAATATAAAAATTATATATTGAGGCTGTGGTTAAGTTGTTTAATATAAAGTTTATAAAAACTGATTTACAAATGTACAAATTTTCTTTCATTGATTTATTTGCTGGGATTGGAGGGTTTAGGATTGCGTTGCAGTCAATAGGTGGAAAGTGTCTTTTTTCATGCGAAATAAATGAACATTGCCAAAAAATGTATAAAGAAAATTTTGGAGAAATTCCAGCTGGAGATATCAAAACAATAGATCCAAATGATATACCGGAGTGTGATGTTTTATGTGCAGGATTTCCTTGTCAACCCTTTAGTATTTCAGGTAAAAAAATGGGATTAAAAGATGAACGTGCAAGTGTAATTGAATCAATATTTAATATCGTAAGTCATTTAAAGCCTAAAGTTGTAATGCTAGAGAATGTGAAGCATTTATTACATCATAACAATGGTGAGACATTGCAACATATCATATCAAACCTTAATAAGATAGGCTATAATATTTCTTACAATATACTAAATGCAAAAAATTTTGGAGTCCCGCAAAATAGAGAAAGATTAATTATTATTGCAAGTTTAAACGGTAAGTTTAATTTTTCTAAGCTTCAAAAACAAAAAAGTATAAAAATTCATGATATTTTGGATCAAGAAGGGGATTTTGAATTTCTAGAATCAGATGAATATAAAATTATAGAGAATCCAACTAGACAACAAAGTGGTTTAATATTTTGTGGATATAGGAATAAAAAGATAAGAATTAAAGGAGTTAGGGAGGGAACTGAGCATTTATCTAGAGTTCACAAACAACCAAACAGAATATATTCAATTGAAGGTACGCACCCAACGTTATCATCGCAAGAAACTTCGGGGCGTTATTGGATATTACTCGATAATGGACGTGTAAGAAAACTAACAATAAATGAGTGTTTTAAAATTATGGGATTTCCTGAGGACTATAAACTAAAATCTCCAATATCTGCGTTATATAAACAAGTTGGAAATTCTGTATGTATTCCAAAGGTAAGAATTATAGGAGAAGCTATAGTTGAACAATTACTGTGATTTATTGAGTTTATTATGGAATATGGAAAAGAATTAGCTGCTATCTTGGAAAAAGTTTCAGTTGAGTCTGATTTCTTTATAGAAGATAGTATTAAAAGTAGATTGGATATTATATTAGATAATTCAGAGCGTAGTAAGGGGGTGCTGTGTAGTATACAAATATTTTCATCCTTCTCAGGATGTTAGATACCATCAATCAAGTATGCAAAATGGATATTTTGGTAGAAGCTTTGATACAAAATATGTTACTCCATTTTTAAGAAAATATGAATTTCCATCAATGTCTGAAAGTGGTTGGCTAACTCGTTCTCTTGAGCAACCTTATCCATATATATTAGACTACAAGGGAAGAATATCACCAAAAGAAGTCGCCGAAGCCTTTTTATTAATTCTTAATGAATTAGAAGTTAATAAATATTCAGCAGAAGTAACTCTTAAGTATATTTTTAAGCAACTTTTAATTCAAAGGGAAAAGAAGCGGGTTAATCTAGTTCGTCCAACGGAGATAACGATTGCTAATGCAATTTATATTCTTGAAAAGCATTTTTCGTATAAATACAAAGATGGTTTTGGAGCAAGTAGGTTGCCAGTATTAGCAATTTATGCAATATATAAATGTTTTATTGATGAGGTTAAAAGATTTAATTCATGTAAATTGGCTCAACTTGAAAGTCATACATCATCTGATCTACGAAGTGGTGCTATAGGGGATATTGAAGTATTTGATAAAAACAATCAAGTTCTTGAAGGTATAGAGGTTAAGTGGAATAGGCTAATCACTAAAGAGACCGTGCAAATTGCATTTGACAAATTTCGGATTACTAAAATTCAAAGATATTACATTTTATCAAATTTAAAGTTAACCGCATCAGAATTTGATGCTATTAATGACATAATTCAAAAAATTAAAATCTTACATGGCTGTCAGGTTATCGTTAATGGTATTATTGACACAATAAAATATTATTTACGTTTATTACAAGATACATCAAATTTTGTAGACAAATATGTTTCGTTAGTAGAGGTTGATAGAGCTATTAAATACGAGCATAAAATACGTTGGAATGAAATTTTTAATGAAGTTATGGTAGGGGGGATAATTTTAGGTGAATAAATATATAATCACTCAATACCCAAAATCTTATGAGTTTGCAAGGAAAGGCGATGACCATACTTAATGGCCAAATCAATAGCTAACCGTTCATTTTCTTTATTTAGTAACGGATTATTTTGATCCATAGGCTGAATAAATACTGGTATATTATACTTGCTTTGTCCTACTTCTGGTATGTTAGAGTATTTGGGTATATTTTTAGCCACCAAAAATTTCAGGGCATTAATATGAGATAGT
Above is a genomic segment from Candidatus Tisiphia endosymbiont of Nedyus quadrimaculatus containing:
- a CDS encoding ABC transporter ATP-binding protein — encoded protein: MQKKHNLINYDYSAYNTLRRLIVDYIKPYLKQIGIAVFCMVISAVCGAYSVNLVQPTIDQIFLTGNRQMLLFVPLMVIITFSVRGIAEYYSNYLIKFVGQRILTDLQIKMYEHLLFADILFIQSQSSGRLISRFTNDISMMRSAVSNLLVGCAKHFLTVVGLIIVMFKLEPGLSCIVFLAFPLAIYPIQKLGKKIRRISGQAQEELANYTSRLDETFQSIKIVKSFLGEKIESNRALLLSSNILRFLKKTAKLDALVSPIMEVLSGITVGGLIWYGGLLVIKGETTPGAFFAFITAFLAAYRPFKSLVSLNVNLQEGIAATRRVFSILDTEPIIKDSVNAQNVQLVNPQIIFNNVELKFNNKVALKLVNLKIMPGKTTAFVGRSGSGKTSLSNLLVRFYNPTSGQILIDNYDIKDIRIDSLRQQISLVTQDTTLFDTSVAENIAYGNPNATRDQIIIAAKYADAHEFISHLPAEYDTIIGNQGSTLSGGQRQRLAIARAFLKSAAILVWDEATSSLDQNSERLILNSLVNIRENKTTLIITHRLSSIKDVDHIVVMKSGMIFEQGTHSQLMDNKAEYYKLYNKELEEGDK
- a CDS encoding DNA cytosine methyltransferase, which encodes MYKFSFIDLFAGIGGFRIALQSIGGKCLFSCEINEHCQKMYKENFGEIPAGDIKTIDPNDIPECDVLCAGFPCQPFSISGKKMGLKDERASVIESIFNIVSHLKPKVVMLENVKHLLHHNNGETLQHIISNLNKIGYNISYNILNAKNFGVPQNRERLIIIASLNGKFNFSKLQKQKSIKIHDILDQEGDFEFLESDEYKIIENPTRQQSGLIFCGYRNKKIRIKGVREGTEHLSRVHKQPNRIYSIEGTHPTLSSQETSGRYWILLDNGRVRKLTINECFKIMGFPEDYKLKSPISALYKQVGNSVCIPKVRIIGEAIVEQLL